From the genome of Bubalus bubalis isolate 160015118507 breed Murrah chromosome 2, NDDB_SH_1, whole genome shotgun sequence, one region includes:
- the MEA1 gene encoding male-enhanced antigen 1 has translation MAAVVLGGDTMGPERIFPNQTEELGPHQGPTEGTGDWSSEEPEEEQEETGAGPAGYSYQPLNQDPEQEEVELAPVGDGEDVVADIQDRIQALGLHLPDPPLESEDEDEQGATALNNHSSIPMDPEHVELVKRTMAGISLPAPGVPAWAREISDAQWEDVVQKALQARQAAPAWK, from the exons ATGGCAGCAGTAGTTCTAGGGGGCGACACCATGGGTCCTGAACGTATCTTCCCCAATCAGACTGAGGAACTGGGGCCACATCAGGGCCCCACGGAAGGCACTGGGGATTGGAGCAGTGAGGAACCAGAGGAAGAACAAGAGGAAACAGGGGCAGGACCAGCTGGCTACTCCTACCAGCCTCTGAACCAAGATCCTGAACAAGAGGAGGTGGAACTGGCACCAGTGGGGGATGGAGAAGATGTAGTTGCTGATATCCAGGATCGGATCCAG GCCCTGGGGCTTCATTTGCCGGACCCACCACTAGAAAGTGAGGACGAAGATGAGCAGGGAGCTACAGCATTGAACAACCACAGCTCTATTCCCATGGACCCAG AACATGTAGAGCTGGTGAAAAGGACAATGGCTGGCATAAGCCTGCCTGCGCCAGGGGTTCCTGCCTGGGCTCGCGAGATATCAGATGCCCAGTGGGAAGACGTGGTACAGAAGGCCCTCCAAGCCCGGCAAGCCGCCCCTGCCTGGAAGTGA
- the PPP2R5D gene encoding serine/threonine-protein phosphatase 2A 56 kDa regulatory subunit delta isoform isoform X2 has translation MPYKLKKEKAQPQPQPQPQPQPQPPSSNKRPSNSTPPPTQLSKIKYSGGPQIVKKERRQSSSRFNLSKNRELQKLPALKDSPTQEREELFIQKLRQCCVLFDFVSDPLSDLKFKEVKRAGLNEMVEYITHSRDVVTEAIYPEAVTMFSVNLFRTLPPSSNPTGAEFDPEEDEPTLEAAWPHLQLVYEFFLRFLESPDFQPNIAKKYIDQKFVLALLDLFDSEDPRERDFLKTILHRIYGKFLGLRAYIRRQINHIFYRFIYETEHHNGIAELLEILGSIINGFALPLKEEHKMFLIRVLLPLHKVKSLSVYHPQLAYCVVQFLEKESSLTEPVIVGLLKFWPKTHSPKEVMFLNELEEILDVIEPSEFSKVMEPLFRQLAKCVSSPHFQVAERALYYWNNEYIMSLISDNAARVLPIMFPALYRNSKSHWNKTIHGLIYNALKLFMEMNQKLFDDCTQQYKAEKQKGRFRMKEREEMWQKIEELARLNPQYPMFRAPPPLPPVYSMETETPTAEDIQLLKRTVETEAVQMLKDIKKEKVLLRRKSELPQDVYTIKALEAHKRAEEFLTASQEAL, from the exons GCCCAGCCGCAGccgcagccccagccccagccacaACCCCAGCCGCCATCATCCAACAAGCGTCCCAGCAACAGCACGCCGCCCCCCACGCAGCTCAGCAAGATCAAGTACTCGGGGGGCCCCCAGATTGTCAAGAAGGAGCGACGACAGAGCTCCTCCCGCTTCAACCTCAGCAAGAACCGGGAGCTGCAGAAGCTTCCTGCCCTGAAAG acTCGCCCACACAGGAGCGGGAGGAGCTGTTTATCCAGAAGCTGCGCCAGTGCTGTGTCCTCTTCGACTTCGTGTCAGACCCACTCAGTGACCTCAAGTTCAAGGAGGTGAAGCGGGCGGGACTGAACGAAATGGTGGAGTACATCACCCACAGCCGCGATGTCGTCACTGAGGCCATTTACCCTGAGGCCGTCACCATG TTTTCAGTGAACCTCTTTCGGACGCTGCCCCCTTCATCGAATCCCACCGGGGCCGAGTTTGACCCCGAGGAAGATGAGCCCACCCTGGAGGCCGCCTGGCCGCATCTCCAG CTCGTCTATGAGTTTTTCTTACGTTTCCTCGAGTCTCCTGACTTCCAGCCAAACATAGCCAAGAAATACATTGACCAAAAGTTTGTCCTTGCT CTCCTGGACCTGTTTGACAGCGAGGACCCTCGAGAGCGGGACTTCCTCAAGACCATCTTGCATCGCATCTATGGCAAGTTTTTGGGGCTCCGGGCTTATATCCGTAGGCAGATCAACCACATCTTCTACAG gTTCATCTACGAGACGGAGCATCACAATGGGATTGCTGAGCTCCTGGAGATCCTGGGCAG catcatcaACGGCTTTGCCTTGCCCCTGAAGGAAGAGCACAAAATGTTCCTGATCCGGGTCCTTCTTCCCCTTCACAAGGTCAAGTCCCTGAGTGTCTACCACCCTCAG CTGGCATACTGCGTGGTGcagttcctggagaaggagagcAGCCTCACCGAGCCG GTGATTGTAGGCCTCCTCAAGTTCTGGCCCAAGACCCACAGTCCCAAGGAAGTGATGTTTCTCAATGAACTAGAGGAGATCCTGGATGTCATTGAACCTTCAGagttcagcaaagtgatggagCCTCTCTTCCGCCAGCTTGCCAAGTGTGTTTCCAGCCCCCATTTCCAG GTGGCAGAGCGTGCCCTCTATTACTGGAACAATGAATACATCATGAGCCTGATAAGTGACAACGCCGCCCGAGTCCTGCCCATCATGTTCCCTGCGCTCTACAGGAACTCCAAGAGCCACTGGAACAA GACAATCCACGGGCTGATCTACAATGCCCTGAAGCTGTTTATGGAGATGAATCAGAAGCTGTTTGATGACTGTACGCAACAGTACAAGGCTGAGAAGCAGAA GGGCAGGTTTCgcatgaaggagagagaagagatgtGGCAAAAGATTGAGGAGCTGGCCCGACTTAATCCCCAG TATCCCATGTTCCGAGCGCCTCCCCCTCTGCCTCCCGTGTACTCGATGGAGACCGAGACCCCCACGGCAGAGGACATCCAGCTTCTGAAGAGGACGGTGGAGACAGAGGCCGTGCAG atgCTAAAGGACATCAAGAAGGAGAAAGTGCTGCTCCGGCGGAAGTCCGAGCTGCCCCAGGACGTGTACACCATCAAGGCGCTGGAGGCGCACAAGCGGGCGGAAGAGTTCCTAACTGCCAGCCAGGAGGCCCTCTGA
- the PPP2R5D gene encoding serine/threonine-protein phosphatase 2A 56 kDa regulatory subunit delta isoform isoform X1 — MPYKLKKEKEPPKLAKGTAKPSSSSKDGGGESTEEAQPQPQPQPQPQPQPPSSNKRPSNSTPPPTQLSKIKYSGGPQIVKKERRQSSSRFNLSKNRELQKLPALKDSPTQEREELFIQKLRQCCVLFDFVSDPLSDLKFKEVKRAGLNEMVEYITHSRDVVTEAIYPEAVTMFSVNLFRTLPPSSNPTGAEFDPEEDEPTLEAAWPHLQLVYEFFLRFLESPDFQPNIAKKYIDQKFVLALLDLFDSEDPRERDFLKTILHRIYGKFLGLRAYIRRQINHIFYRFIYETEHHNGIAELLEILGSIINGFALPLKEEHKMFLIRVLLPLHKVKSLSVYHPQLAYCVVQFLEKESSLTEPVIVGLLKFWPKTHSPKEVMFLNELEEILDVIEPSEFSKVMEPLFRQLAKCVSSPHFQVAERALYYWNNEYIMSLISDNAARVLPIMFPALYRNSKSHWNKTIHGLIYNALKLFMEMNQKLFDDCTQQYKAEKQKGRFRMKEREEMWQKIEELARLNPQYPMFRAPPPLPPVYSMETETPTAEDIQLLKRTVETEAVQMLKDIKKEKVLLRRKSELPQDVYTIKALEAHKRAEEFLTASQEAL; from the exons GCCCAGCCGCAGccgcagccccagccccagccacaACCCCAGCCGCCATCATCCAACAAGCGTCCCAGCAACAGCACGCCGCCCCCCACGCAGCTCAGCAAGATCAAGTACTCGGGGGGCCCCCAGATTGTCAAGAAGGAGCGACGACAGAGCTCCTCCCGCTTCAACCTCAGCAAGAACCGGGAGCTGCAGAAGCTTCCTGCCCTGAAAG acTCGCCCACACAGGAGCGGGAGGAGCTGTTTATCCAGAAGCTGCGCCAGTGCTGTGTCCTCTTCGACTTCGTGTCAGACCCACTCAGTGACCTCAAGTTCAAGGAGGTGAAGCGGGCGGGACTGAACGAAATGGTGGAGTACATCACCCACAGCCGCGATGTCGTCACTGAGGCCATTTACCCTGAGGCCGTCACCATG TTTTCAGTGAACCTCTTTCGGACGCTGCCCCCTTCATCGAATCCCACCGGGGCCGAGTTTGACCCCGAGGAAGATGAGCCCACCCTGGAGGCCGCCTGGCCGCATCTCCAG CTCGTCTATGAGTTTTTCTTACGTTTCCTCGAGTCTCCTGACTTCCAGCCAAACATAGCCAAGAAATACATTGACCAAAAGTTTGTCCTTGCT CTCCTGGACCTGTTTGACAGCGAGGACCCTCGAGAGCGGGACTTCCTCAAGACCATCTTGCATCGCATCTATGGCAAGTTTTTGGGGCTCCGGGCTTATATCCGTAGGCAGATCAACCACATCTTCTACAG gTTCATCTACGAGACGGAGCATCACAATGGGATTGCTGAGCTCCTGGAGATCCTGGGCAG catcatcaACGGCTTTGCCTTGCCCCTGAAGGAAGAGCACAAAATGTTCCTGATCCGGGTCCTTCTTCCCCTTCACAAGGTCAAGTCCCTGAGTGTCTACCACCCTCAG CTGGCATACTGCGTGGTGcagttcctggagaaggagagcAGCCTCACCGAGCCG GTGATTGTAGGCCTCCTCAAGTTCTGGCCCAAGACCCACAGTCCCAAGGAAGTGATGTTTCTCAATGAACTAGAGGAGATCCTGGATGTCATTGAACCTTCAGagttcagcaaagtgatggagCCTCTCTTCCGCCAGCTTGCCAAGTGTGTTTCCAGCCCCCATTTCCAG GTGGCAGAGCGTGCCCTCTATTACTGGAACAATGAATACATCATGAGCCTGATAAGTGACAACGCCGCCCGAGTCCTGCCCATCATGTTCCCTGCGCTCTACAGGAACTCCAAGAGCCACTGGAACAA GACAATCCACGGGCTGATCTACAATGCCCTGAAGCTGTTTATGGAGATGAATCAGAAGCTGTTTGATGACTGTACGCAACAGTACAAGGCTGAGAAGCAGAA GGGCAGGTTTCgcatgaaggagagagaagagatgtGGCAAAAGATTGAGGAGCTGGCCCGACTTAATCCCCAG TATCCCATGTTCCGAGCGCCTCCCCCTCTGCCTCCCGTGTACTCGATGGAGACCGAGACCCCCACGGCAGAGGACATCCAGCTTCTGAAGAGGACGGTGGAGACAGAGGCCGTGCAG atgCTAAAGGACATCAAGAAGGAGAAAGTGCTGCTCCGGCGGAAGTCCGAGCTGCCCCAGGACGTGTACACCATCAAGGCGCTGGAGGCGCACAAGCGGGCGGAAGAGTTCCTAACTGCCAGCCAGGAGGCCCTCTGA